The region CCGGCCGCGCACTGTAATTCGATGCGGTGCAACTGCAGCGCGCCAAACGCATGCGCGAGGACGGCGCGTACCGCGGCGCTGGCGATGCCCCGGCCCTGGAACTGGCTTCCGAGGTAATAACCGATCCGGGCATTGCGCTCCGCTGCGTCGATGTCTTTCAGGCGGATGCTGCCGCACAAGGCCGTAGCGGAGAAAACATGCCACTCCAGGACGTCACCGCTGGCTGCGCGCGCGCAAGCGGCCTGCAGATAGGCCTGCGCCTCGCCGAAGGAGTCCAGCTGCACCACGGCGGGCAAATAAGCTTGCAGGTGCTCACGGTTTTGCGCCACCAGGGTGGCCAGCGCTTGCGCGTGTTCAGGCAAGGTTGGAACAATGGAAATATCAGGAAATGCTGAAAGAGTCAGATGCATAGATCCCTGGCGGGCCGGTAAAGTTAAAGTGGAAACGCGCAGCCATAGCGCTACGCCGCAATCGAATGCGACACCGTCAGCCACTCGCCCGGCTGCAGATTCGCCGCCGCCTCGCGCGTGGCCAGCACGCTGTCGGGGTCCAGGTCGGACCGGTTCAGCTTGTAGGAATAGGCGAAATCGTCGGCATCGAATGCCTGCCCCGCCTTGACGTAATACTTGAAGCCGACAAAGGAGTCGGGATTGGTGACGACCGAATACTCAAGCGTGACATTGTTCATGGCGGGCCTCGTCGACGACGGTGAAGTAGCCATTATGCGTCAATTCCGGCGGCAGCGAATCCTTGCGGCAAGTCAATAGCCGTGCCGGCTGCCGGCGCTAGAGTGGCCTGAGCCAATCACCAAATGGAATGCCATGCGCACCTTGCTCACGAAGATCCGCAACACACTGGCGCCGCAGGCGGGCCTGCCTGCGGCGGCGCGCATGGAGCGACTGTCGGACCGGCGCGGCCTGCCCGCCTTCGACCCCGGCCCGCAAGCCGTCGTCAAGGCCTGCACGGCCTGGCTGTGCGCGGCGCAGGATCATTCCAGCTCAAACGACGGCGGCGTCGCGCGCGATTACAATTTGCTGACGGGCTGGTCGAGCTCCTACCCGGAGACCACCGGCTACATCATCCCCACCATGATCGCCGTGGCGCGGCGCACGGGCGATCATGGTGAAGATGAGGCCCTGCACGGGCGGGCGCGCCGCATGCTCGATTGGTGCGTGGCCATCCAGTTCCCGCAAGGCGGCTTCCAGGGCGGGAAGATCGACTCCACCCCGCGCGTGCCCGTCACCTTCAACACGGGTCAGATCCTGCTTGGCCTGGCCGCCGGCGTGGCAGCATACGGCGAAGCCTACCGGGACGCCATGCAGCGCGCGGCAAGCTGGCTGCGCGACAGCCAGGATGCCGACGGCTGCTGGCGCAGGCATCCGACGCCGTTCGCCAGCGCGGGCGACAAGGCCTACGAAACGCATGTGGCGTGGGGCCTGTTCGAAGCGGACCGCATCGCGCCGGGACACGGCTATGGCGCGGCCGGCCTGCGCCAGGTCGACTGGGCACTGAGCAAACAGCGTCTCAATGGCTGGTTCGCTTCGAACTGCCTCGACAATCCGCTCCTGCCCCTGACCCATACCATCGGCTATGCCTTGCGCGGCCTGCTCGAAGCGCACCGTTTTTCGGCGCGCGCCGACCTGCTGGACGCCGCCGCGCGCACCGGCACGAGCATCGCCAGGGCCGTGGCGGCCGACGGCTACCTGGCGGGCCGCCTCGGTCCGGACTTCCAGCCTGGGGCCTGCTACGCCTGCCTCACGGGCTCCGCGCAAAACGCGCATTGTCTGTTCCTGCTGTACCAGCTCACGGGCGAGCGGCGCTACCTCGATGCGGGACGCCGCCTGAATAGTTACGTGCGGCGCTGCGTCAGCATCGACGGCCCCTTGCACGCGCGCGGCGGCGTCAAGGGTTCGTTTCCCGTCGATGGCGATTACGGCACCTGGGCTTACCTGAACTGGGCCGCCAAGTTCTGCATCGATGCGAACCTGCTGGAACTGGAAATCGGCGATGCTTGAACGGGCCAAACGCGCCGCCAGGGCCGCGCTGGAAGCGTGGCGCCGCGCCGCCAGCGCCAGTCACGTGCGCCAGAGCAGGCCCCACGTGACGCGCGCCACGCTGGCGTCCGGCCTGGCGCGGCTCGGCGTGGCGCCAGGCGATACGCTGTTCGTGCATTCCTCGCTGAAAAGCCTGGGCTATGTCGAAGGCGGCGCAGTGGCCGTGATAAGTGCCCTGCAGGACGCCGTCGGCCCGCAAGGCACCCTGCTGCTGCCCACCTACTATCTGCCCGGCGGCTCCGTGCGCGCCACCTGCGCCAT is a window of Janthinobacterium rivuli DNA encoding:
- a CDS encoding GNAT family N-acetyltransferase, with product MPEHAQALATLVAQNREHLQAYLPAVVQLDSFGEAQAYLQAACARAASGDVLEWHVFSATALCGSIRLKDIDAAERNARIGYYLGSQFQGRGIASAAVRAVLAHAFGALQLHRIELQCAAGNHASMALAERLGFAHEGVLRQGELLNGVFVDLHVFGLLQPDFVPEGVAFSPA